Genomic DNA from Desulfonema ishimotonii:
CTTCATTGGCAATCCTCGTCTCAGTCCTTTCCATTGGTATCGGAAGCGCATGGGGGCTTTCCGCTATCGAATCACTGGGGCAGAAAATTTTCATGGATGAAGATCTGTCGATCAACAGAAATCAGTCCTGCATGACCTGTCACCATCCTGCGGTCGCCTTTGTCGATCCGGTCAACACAAGAAATCCCTATTGCAGCGTTGTCTCCGAGGGATCGATCGCGGGACTATTCGGCGGACGGAACGCTCCCACCGCGACCTATGCCGGTTTCAGCCCCGTATTTGGCTGGGATAAAAATATTGGCGGTTATGTGGGTGGGCTGTTCTGGGATGGCCGGGCAACCGGCGAATCATTAAAAGATCCGCTTGCCGAGCAGGCCCAGGGCCCTTTTCTGAACCCGGTTGAAATGGCGCTGGGAATTCCTGATCCCGACAATCCTGATAAAATGGTGCCGGATCTGGTAATAGAAAGAATTTCCGAATCAACATACGCATGCCAGTTTGAAAAGGTTTTTCCGGGAACCAATTTTGAAAAGGCGCTTGAAAAAGCTGAAGATGGCAATAGAAAATTGTTGTATAAAATTTATGATAACGTCGCGAGGGCTATTGCAGCGTTTGAAAAATCTGAAAAACTCAACCGCTTCTGTTCAGTATTCGATGAATTCTGGGAAGAATGCAAAAATTCAAATATTGATATCAGCCTGATCGGCATCGCAACCGACCTGCAGGATGTACCCCGGGGAATATTGAGCCAAGAACAGTTAGAGGGGCTGGCTTTGTTTAACGGAAAAGGCCAGTGTGCTTTGTGCCATGTGCTTACGGATTACGAAGAGGGGGTCATTCCGCCGCTTTTCACAGATTTTACCTACGACAATCTGGGCATCCCGGCCAATCCCCTGCTGGAGGGAAATCCGACAGACTACGGATTGGGCGGCATACTCGGGGAAACGGATCAGAATGGGAAATTCAAGGTTTCCACCTTACGCAATATCGCCAGAACTCCGCCTTACGGACATAACGGCTTTTTTGCCACATTGGAGGAAATTGTCCATTTCTAC
This window encodes:
- a CDS encoding cytochrome-c peroxidase, whose amino-acid sequence is MIKKTGTSLAILVSVLSIGIGSAWGLSAIESLGQKIFMDEDLSINRNQSCMTCHHPAVAFVDPVNTRNPYCSVVSEGSIAGLFGGRNAPTATYAGFSPVFGWDKNIGGYVGGLFWDGRATGESLKDPLAEQAQGPFLNPVEMALGIPDPDNPDKMVPDLVIERISESTYACQFEKVFPGTNFEKALEKAEDGNRKLLYKIYDNVARAIAAFEKSEKLNRFCSVFDEFWEECKNSNIDISLIGIATDLQDVPRGILSQEQLEGLALFNGKGQCALCHVLTDYEEGVIPPLFTDFTYDNLGIPANPLLEGNPTDYGLGGILGETDQNGKFKVSTLRNIARTPPYGHNGFFATLEEIVHFYNTRDVPDEGWPPPEVPENVNTTELGNLGLTLDEEAAIVAFMKCLSD